In Nocardia sp. NBC_00403, the DNA window CGCGACACGAACCTTGTCCTGCTGATCCGAGCGCAGTCGGCGAACCAATTCATCTGTGAGAGAAGACTTTCCGGAGCCGCCCGTGCCGGTGATGCCCAGCACCGGTACGGCGCGAGCAGCCGCCGCCGTGGTCAGCGCGTCGCGTTCGGCAGGAGTGAGGCTGTCCTGTTGCAGGCAGGTGATGGCCCTGGCCAGCGCAGTGCGTTCGCCCGCGAGCACCGCATCGATCGAAGGCCGGTCGGTCGACAGATCGACGTCGCACTGTCGCACCAGTTCGTTGATCATGCCGGGTAGGCCGAGCCGCTGTCCGTCCTCGGGCGAGAAGATCGTCACGCCGGATTCGGCGAGCCGCGCGATCTCCTCGGGGACGATCACGCCGCCGCCACCGCCGAAGATTCGCACCTGCCCCGCCCCGGCCTCGCGTAGCGCGGTGGCCAGGTATTCGAAGTACTCGAGGTGCCCGCCCTGATACGAGCTGACCGCAACGCCCTGCACGTCTTCCTCGACGACCGCGGCGACGACCTCGTGCACCGCTCGGTTGTGGCCGAGATGGATCACCTCGGCGCCCTGTGATTGCAGGATGCGCCGCATGATGTTGATCGCCGCGTCGTGCCCGTCGAACAGGGCGGCGGACGTCACGAGTCGGACGGGGTTGGCGGGCGTGTGAAGCGCGCTGCTATCGGCCACGGTGGTCCTCCGTCGAGTCCTTTTGGCGCCCGATACTAGGACGTCAAACTAATCTTACGGTGATGGCAGTCACAACGCCATGCGGCTCGCATGGCGGCACGTGTGGCGGTTGCGTGGACGTTGCGCGGATGTTTGCGGTCGAAAGTGCTGCGGCAGCGGCTCATCCATCGGGGGCCGCCTCGCGTGATCCTGTCAGCCGGCGCTGTGGGTGGCCCCCATGTGCGGAACGGCGACTTTCGGCGCGGTGCGGTGCGGCGCGGGTGGTCGCACCGCCATCACTGCCCCGTACTGGAACCCTGGCCCAGCGCCCGCGGCACTCGCTTTGAACCCCTGGGCTGGCCCTTCTATGTCTGACCTGCGCTTTTGGAGAGTGGTATATCCCACATCCGCACCCTCGCCCTGGATTTACTTGGACATCCAACTATAGGATGACCTTAAATCTGGCGTGGATTCCACGCCGCCGCTGTCGACACCTGAGGACTGGCATGGTTCGCGAACTCACACACTTCATCGGCGGGCAGCACGTTGCCGGCACGTCCGGCAGGTTCGGCGATGTCTTCGATCCGAACATCGGGGCGGTGCAGGCGCGGGTGCCGCTGGCGAGCAAGTCGGAGGTCGAGGCGGTCATCGCCGACGCCGCCGAAGCGCAGCAGGTGTGGGCCGCGTTCAACCCGCAGAAGCGGGCGCGGGTGTTGATGAAGTTCCTGACCTTGGTGCAGGACGAGATGGATTCGCTGGCCGCGTTGCTGTCGAGCGAGCACGGCAAGACCATCCCGGACGCCAAGGGCGATATTCAGCGCGGCCTCGAGGTGATCGAATTCGCCACCGGCATCCCGCACCTGCTCAAGGGCGAGTACACCGAGGGCGCGGGCACCGGTATCGACGTCTACTCGATGCGGCAGCCGCTCGGTGTCGTCGCGGGCATCACCCCGTTCAACTTCCCGGCCATGATCCCGTTGTGGAAGGCCGGTCCGGCGCTGGCATGTGGGAACGCGTTCGTGCTCAAGCCTTCCGAGCGCGACCCCTCGGTGCCGCTGCGCTTGGCCGAGTTGTTCCTGGAGGCGGGTCTGCCTGCGGGTGTGTTCAATGTGGTCAACGGCGACAAGGAGGCCGTCGACGCACTGCTGCACGATCCGAGGATCAAGGCCGTCGGGTTCGTCGGTTCTACGCCGATCGCGCAGTACATCTACGAGACCGCGACTGCGAACGGCAAGCGCGCGCAGTGCTTCGGCGGCGCGAAGAACCACGCGATCGTGATGCCCGACGCTGACCTCGACGACGTCGCCGACCAATTGATCGGCGCCGGTTACGGTTCCGCGGGCGAGCGCTGCATGGCCATCTCGGTCGCGGTGCCGGTGGGCGAAGAGACCGCGGATCGCCTGGTCGCCAAGCTCACCGAGCGGGTGCACAAGCTCAATATCGGTCGCTCCGACGATCCCGGCGCCGACCTCGGTCCGCTGGTCGGCCAGGACGGCGTGAACCGGGTGAACAACTACGTCCAGATCGGCATCGACGAGGGCGCGGAACTGGTCGTCGACGGCCGCGGGCTGACTGTGGAAGGCGGGGAGAACGGCTACTTCGTCGGCGCCACCCTGTTCGACAAGGTCACCCCGGAGATGCGGATCTACAAAGAAGAGATCTTCGGTCCGGTGGTCAGCGTGGTGCGTGCCAAGGATTACGAAGAGGGCCTTCGCCTGGCCAACGAGCACGAATACGGCAATGGCGTAGCGATTTTCACCCGCGACGGCGACACCGCCCGCGATTTCGCCGCCCGCGTCCAGGTGGGCATGGTCGGCATCAATGTCCCGATCCCGGTCCCGATCGCCTACTACACCTTCGGCGGCTGGAAGCGTTCCGGCTTCGGCGACCTGAACCAGCACGGCCCCGATTCGATCCGCTTCTACACCAAGACAAAGACGGTGACGCAGCGTTGGCCTTCCGGACTAAAGGAGAGCAACGCCTTCGTCATCCCGACGATGGACTGAGGTCATGTTCGTACTCGACGACGACGAGAAGGCGATCTCCGAGACCGCCCGCTCCTTTGCCGACGAGCTACTCGCCCCGAATGCCCTCGAATGGGATGAGCAGAAACACTTCCCGGTCGATGTGGTGCGCAAGGCGGGCTCGCTGGGCATGGGCGGCATCTACGTGGGCGAGGATGTCGGCGGCTCCGGGCTGCGCAGGCTCGATGCCGTCCGCATCTTCGAGCAGCTCTCCACCGGCTGCCCGGCCATCGCCGCCTATATCTCCATCCACAACATGGTTTCGTGGATGATCGACAGTTACGGCAACGAGCAGCAGCGCCACCGCTGGCTGCCCCGGCTCACCTCGATGGAATGGCTCGGCAGCTATGCGCTGACCGAGCCCGGCGCCGGATCCGACGCGGCCGCCTTGAGTACCAAGGCCGTTCGCGACGGTGACGACTATCTGCTCACCGGGGTGAAGCAATTCATTTCCGGCGCGGGCAGCACCGACGTGTACGTCGTGATGGCGCGCACCGGCGATACGGGTGCGCGTGGCATCTCGGCGTTCATCGTCCCCGCGGACACGCCGGGAATCTCTTTCGGCGCCAACGAGAAGAAGATGGGCTGGCACGCACAGCCCACCCGTCAGGTGATCCTCGACGAGGTCAGGGTGCCGGCTGCGAATCGACTCGGCCTGGAGGGCAACGGTTTTCGGATTGCCATGAACGGGCTCAACGGCGGACGATTGAACATCGCCGCCTGCTCGCTCGGCGGAGGTCGCGCGGCACTGGACAAGGCGGTTGCCTACCTGGGCGAGCGCAAAGCCTTCGGCGCCCGACTGTTGGACAACACCGCTCTGCAATTCGAGCTGGCGGATATGCGCACCTCGTTGGAAGCGGCTCGCACGCTACTGTGGCGTGCCGCGGCGGCGTTGGATGCCGATTCCGACGACAAGGTCGAGTTGTGCGCCATGGCAAAGCGATTCGCGACCGACGCCGGTTTCGATGTCGCCAACAAAGCGCTTCAGCTGCACGGCGGCTACGGCTACCTGGCCGAATACGGCGTCGAGAAGATCGTCCGCGATCTGCGGGTGCATCAGATTCTCGAGGGCACGAACGAAATCATGCGGGTGGTTGTCGCCCGCTCGGTGGTAGGAGCGGCATGACCGAAACGGAACCCGACATCCTGATCGACAAGCGCGACGGCCTCGGCCTGATCACGCTGAACCGGCCCAGGGCCATCAATGCGCTGAATCACGAGATGGCGCTTGCCATGTCGCGCGCACTGCACGAGTGGGGCGAGGACGACGAGGTGCGCACCGTCGTCGTCACCGGCGCGGGGGAGCGCGGGCTGTGTGCGGGCGGCGACATCGTCGCCATTCACCACGACGCGAAGGCCGGCGGCGATGCCGCCACCAGCGCGACGGCCGCCTTCTGGCGCGACGAGTACATCCTCAACGCGCTGATCGGCCGCTACACCAAGCCCTACGTCGTTGTCATGGATGGCATTGTGATGGGCGGTGGTGTCGGTATTTCCGGCCACGGCAGCCATCGCATCGTCACCGAACGCTCCAAGATCGGCATGCCGGAGGTCGGCATCGGTTTCGTCCCCGACGTGGGCGGCACCTACCTCTTGGCTCGCACCCCCGGCGAGATCGGCACGCACGTCGCGCTGACCACCGCACGGATGAGTGCGGGCGACGCCATCGCCACCGGCTTCGCCGACTACTACGTGCTCTCGGAAAACATTCCGGCACTGCTGGAAACGCTGCGCTCGGAGACGGCCGAGATCGCGATCGCCAAGTTCGCCACGGACGCACCGGAATCCGAATTGGTCGCCCAGCGGGACTGGATCGATGCCTGCTACAGCGCGGACTCCGTCGAGGAGATCGTGGCCCGACTGCAGGCGAGTGATTCCCCTGCTGCGGTCAAGGCCGCTGCCGATGTGCTCGGCAAATCACCTGTCGCGCTGAAGGTTACGTTGCGCTCACTGCGTGCGGCCCGCGCCGCGTCGAGCCTGGAGGCGGTGCTGAACGAGGAGTACCGCGTTTCGGTCGCCTCGTTGGCCTCGCATGATCTGGTCGAGGGCATCCGTGCGCAGGTGATCGATAAGGACCGAAACCCGCAGTGGTCGCCCGCGACGCTCGCCGACGTCACGGCGGCGCAGGTCGACGCATACTTCGCCCAATTGGGCGAGTACGAACTGGGTGCGATGATTCCGGAGGGACAACAGTGAGTAAGAAGATCGGCTTCCTCGGCCTCGGCCACATGGGCGGACCCATGGCCGCCAACCTGGTGCGAGCGGGCTACGACGTCATCGCCTTCGACCCGGTCCCCGCCGCGCAGGAGCAGGCGC includes these proteins:
- a CDS encoding enoyl-CoA hydratase/isomerase family protein, whose protein sequence is MTETEPDILIDKRDGLGLITLNRPRAINALNHEMALAMSRALHEWGEDDEVRTVVVTGAGERGLCAGGDIVAIHHDAKAGGDAATSATAAFWRDEYILNALIGRYTKPYVVVMDGIVMGGGVGISGHGSHRIVTERSKIGMPEVGIGFVPDVGGTYLLARTPGEIGTHVALTTARMSAGDAIATGFADYYVLSENIPALLETLRSETAEIAIAKFATDAPESELVAQRDWIDACYSADSVEEIVARLQASDSPAAVKAAADVLGKSPVALKVTLRSLRAARAASSLEAVLNEEYRVSVASLASHDLVEGIRAQVIDKDRNPQWSPATLADVTAAQVDAYFAQLGEYELGAMIPEGQQ
- a CDS encoding CoA-acylating methylmalonate-semialdehyde dehydrogenase; its protein translation is MVRELTHFIGGQHVAGTSGRFGDVFDPNIGAVQARVPLASKSEVEAVIADAAEAQQVWAAFNPQKRARVLMKFLTLVQDEMDSLAALLSSEHGKTIPDAKGDIQRGLEVIEFATGIPHLLKGEYTEGAGTGIDVYSMRQPLGVVAGITPFNFPAMIPLWKAGPALACGNAFVLKPSERDPSVPLRLAELFLEAGLPAGVFNVVNGDKEAVDALLHDPRIKAVGFVGSTPIAQYIYETATANGKRAQCFGGAKNHAIVMPDADLDDVADQLIGAGYGSAGERCMAISVAVPVGEETADRLVAKLTERVHKLNIGRSDDPGADLGPLVGQDGVNRVNNYVQIGIDEGAELVVDGRGLTVEGGENGYFVGATLFDKVTPEMRIYKEEIFGPVVSVVRAKDYEEGLRLANEHEYGNGVAIFTRDGDTARDFAARVQVGMVGINVPIPVPIAYYTFGGWKRSGFGDLNQHGPDSIRFYTKTKTVTQRWPSGLKESNAFVIPTMD
- a CDS encoding acyl-CoA dehydrogenase family protein; this encodes MFVLDDDEKAISETARSFADELLAPNALEWDEQKHFPVDVVRKAGSLGMGGIYVGEDVGGSGLRRLDAVRIFEQLSTGCPAIAAYISIHNMVSWMIDSYGNEQQRHRWLPRLTSMEWLGSYALTEPGAGSDAAALSTKAVRDGDDYLLTGVKQFISGAGSTDVYVVMARTGDTGARGISAFIVPADTPGISFGANEKKMGWHAQPTRQVILDEVRVPAANRLGLEGNGFRIAMNGLNGGRLNIAACSLGGGRAALDKAVAYLGERKAFGARLLDNTALQFELADMRTSLEAARTLLWRAAAALDADSDDKVELCAMAKRFATDAGFDVANKALQLHGGYGYLAEYGVEKIVRDLRVHQILEGTNEIMRVVVARSVVGAA